A DNA window from Micromonospora sp. NBC_01739 contains the following coding sequences:
- a CDS encoding helix-turn-helix transcriptional regulator, with the protein MTGRASAEQLKDLARLRRVRDRIDREYAQPLDVEALARGVNMSAGHLSRQFRLAYGESPYAYLMTRRIERAMALLRRGDLTVTEVCFTVGCGSLGTFSTRFTELVGVPPSIYRRQARTRAAEMPGCVSRQVTRPIRIREASTERPRLA; encoded by the coding sequence GTGACCGGCAGAGCCTCGGCCGAGCAGCTGAAGGATCTGGCGCGGCTGCGTCGGGTCCGGGATCGCATCGACCGCGAGTACGCCCAGCCCCTCGACGTCGAGGCGCTGGCCCGTGGGGTGAACATGTCCGCCGGTCACCTCAGCCGCCAGTTCCGCCTGGCCTACGGGGAATCGCCGTACGCCTATCTGATGACCCGGCGCATCGAGCGGGCGATGGCGCTGTTGCGGCGCGGCGATCTGACGGTCACCGAGGTATGTTTCACGGTCGGTTGTGGGTCGTTGGGTACCTTCAGCACCCGGTTCACCGAGCTGGTCGGGGTACCGCCCAGCATCTACCGGCGGCAGGCGCGCACGAGGGCGGCCGAGATGCCCGGGTGCGTGTCGCGGCAGGTGACCCGGCCGATCAGGATTCGAGAAGCGTCGACGGAACGGCCGCGGCTAGCGTGA